The Sphingomonas sp. KR3-1 genome contains a region encoding:
- a CDS encoding HAMP domain-containing sensor histidine kinase, translated as MIHITQSAAVIAGAALALLVIGGVWALFAGLRARAEAAGIAETNAQLGALVSGSPAQAMLIRADGRIELPRRLGDWLGLQDLPRAVEDLSGKDAGLLPEDADALAVHVAAAQKAGKPFSLSVRARGSERALLVIGERAPQAVNAPGGVVLWFLDATESQSEINRLQREATRLRAAFDALTALIEASPMPMWYRGADLRLLMVNSAYVAAVEGKDAEDVVARGLELVEGVGMGGPLANAAIARDTGEPQTAAMPATIGGTRRMLRLHDMPLSTGGVAGFAVDVEELEQARGGLKRFAQAQRAMLDKISSGVAQFGADRSLIFSNQPFRRMFAVKNEWLADRPEFDRVLDRMREANRLPEVRDYPAWKAERREWFVSPDAVEETWSVGATHLRVVAQPLPEGGLLLLFEDQTQQFELQREHGEMQQVRTATLESLAEAVAVFGKGRLQLWNRKFRQVWDFEDAFLDGHPQVQQLVRAAGPKLAKASRADIIGDLIRIAAQDRQSRGSSIAFADGRHFDITAVPLPDGNALVTMLDTTDHHRAERALSARNEALEAADRVKTSFLANMSYELRTPLTSIKGFAEMLDGGFAGPLSESGREYAEAILVSVERLGVLIDDVLDLTQNEGTPLEKAPVDIEIAAHNAAEAVAPLAKAKGIELVVEDAGSAGSITGDPRRIRQIIEHLLRHAVAATPEQGRVLLHLDGNSRVARVIVSDNGPGMSREAAASAFDRFAQFGNARGGDRATGLGLPLAKQFVEAHRGRIELISEPGEGTLVTVELPRK; from the coding sequence TTGATCCATATCACGCAATCGGCTGCGGTGATCGCAGGCGCCGCGCTTGCGCTGCTCGTGATCGGCGGCGTCTGGGCGCTGTTCGCCGGCCTGCGCGCGCGCGCCGAAGCCGCCGGCATCGCCGAGACCAATGCCCAGCTCGGCGCCCTGGTCAGCGGCTCGCCCGCCCAGGCGATGCTGATCCGCGCCGATGGCCGGATCGAGCTGCCGCGCCGCCTTGGCGACTGGCTCGGCCTGCAGGACCTGCCGCGCGCGGTCGAGGATCTGAGCGGCAAGGATGCCGGGCTGCTGCCCGAGGATGCCGATGCGCTCGCCGTCCATGTCGCCGCCGCGCAAAAGGCCGGCAAGCCGTTCAGCCTCTCGGTCCGCGCCCGCGGCTCCGAGCGCGCGCTGCTGGTGATCGGCGAGCGCGCGCCGCAGGCGGTCAACGCGCCGGGCGGCGTCGTCCTCTGGTTCCTCGACGCGACCGAGAGCCAGTCCGAGATCAACCGCCTCCAGCGCGAGGCCACGCGCCTGCGCGCCGCGTTCGATGCGCTCACCGCGCTGATCGAGGCGTCGCCGATGCCGATGTGGTATCGCGGCGCCGATCTGCGCCTGCTGATGGTCAATTCGGCCTATGTCGCCGCGGTCGAGGGCAAGGATGCCGAGGACGTCGTCGCCCGCGGGCTCGAGCTGGTCGAAGGGGTCGGCATGGGCGGGCCGCTCGCCAATGCCGCGATCGCGCGCGATACCGGCGAGCCGCAGACCGCGGCGATGCCCGCGACGATCGGCGGCACCCGCCGCATGCTGCGCCTGCACGACATGCCGCTCTCCACTGGCGGCGTCGCCGGCTTCGCGGTCGATGTCGAGGAGCTCGAGCAGGCGCGCGGCGGCCTCAAGCGCTTCGCCCAGGCCCAGCGCGCGATGCTCGACAAGATCTCGTCGGGCGTGGCGCAGTTCGGCGCCGATCGCAGCCTGATCTTCTCCAACCAGCCCTTCCGCCGCATGTTCGCGGTGAAGAACGAGTGGCTGGCCGATCGCCCCGAATTCGATCGCGTGCTCGATCGCATGCGCGAGGCCAATCGCCTGCCTGAGGTGCGCGACTATCCGGCATGGAAGGCGGAGCGGCGCGAATGGTTCGTCTCGCCCGACGCGGTCGAGGAGACGTGGAGCGTCGGCGCCACCCATCTGCGCGTCGTCGCCCAGCCGCTGCCCGAGGGCGGGCTGCTGCTGCTGTTCGAGGACCAGACCCAGCAGTTCGAGCTGCAGCGCGAGCATGGCGAGATGCAGCAGGTGCGCACCGCCACGCTGGAAAGCCTGGCCGAGGCGGTCGCCGTGTTCGGCAAGGGCCGGCTGCAGCTGTGGAACCGCAAGTTCCGCCAGGTCTGGGATTTCGAGGACGCCTTCCTCGACGGCCATCCCCAGGTCCAGCAGCTCGTCCGCGCCGCCGGGCCGAAGCTCGCCAAGGCCTCGCGCGCCGACATCATCGGCGACCTGATCCGCATCGCCGCGCAGGACCGCCAGTCGCGCGGGAGCAGCATCGCCTTTGCCGATGGCCGCCATTTCGACATCACCGCGGTGCCGCTGCCCGACGGCAATGCGCTGGTGACGATGCTCGACACCACCGATCACCACCGCGCCGAGCGGGCCTTGAGCGCCCGCAACGAGGCGCTGGAGGCGGCCGACCGCGTCAAGACCTCGTTCCTCGCCAATATGAGCTACGAGCTGCGCACCCCGCTCACGTCGATCAAGGGCTTTGCCGAGATGCTCGACGGCGGCTTTGCGGGCCCGCTGAGCGAGAGCGGCCGCGAATATGCCGAGGCGATCCTGGTCTCGGTCGAGCGGCTCGGCGTGCTGATCGACGATGTGCTCGATCTCACGCAGAACGAAGGCACGCCGCTCGAAAAGGCGCCGGTCGATATCGAGATCGCCGCGCACAACGCCGCCGAGGCGGTCGCGCCGCTCGCCAAGGCCAAGGGGATCGAGCTGGTGGTCGAGGATGCCGGCAGCGCGGGCAGCATCACCGGCGATCCGCGCCGCATCCGCCAGATCATCGAGCATCTGCTGCGCCACGCCGTCGCGGCGACGCCCGAGCAGGGCAGGGTGCTGCTCCATCTCGACGGCAACAGCCGCGTCGCCCGCGTCATCGTCTCGGACAATGGCCCGGGCATGAGCCGCGAGGCGGCGGCCAGCGCCTTCGATCGCTTCGCCCAGTTCGGCAACGCCCGCGGCGGCGACCGCGCGACCGGGCTCGGCCTCCCCCTCGCCAAGCAGTTCGTCGAGGCGCATCGCGGCCGGATCGAGCTGATCTCCGAACCGGGCGAAGGCACGCTGGTAACGGTGGAATTGCCGCGCAAGTGA
- a CDS encoding phosphotransferase, translated as MNPPAAAPDFLEAAGWGGAEIRPLAGDASFRRYFRVVEHDRTAILMDAPPPHEDPRPFINIARWLTGHGFAAPEILHEDLAEGLVLIQDFGDARMRETVDAAPESELRLYEEAIDLIIRLAEVPAADLLKPYTLAEYHREADLLPEWYCPAVGLEADLAGYRAAWDQVLAPVLTGHTPVTVLRDYHVENIMLIDGSAETLGLLDFQDALAGHPAYDLVSLLQDARRDVPESLETAMLDRYKRITGAGDAFDIAYHVLGAQRNAKIVGIFTRLWVRDGKPRYPGLCPRVWTYLNRDLRHPALKPVADWFAANVPEDMRGDPLTIAGA; from the coding sequence ATGAATCCGCCCGCCGCGGCGCCCGACTTTCTCGAAGCCGCCGGTTGGGGAGGCGCGGAGATCCGTCCGCTCGCCGGCGACGCCTCGTTCCGCCGCTATTTCCGCGTCGTGGAGCATGATCGCACCGCGATCCTGATGGACGCGCCGCCGCCGCACGAGGATCCGCGCCCCTTCATCAACATCGCCCGCTGGCTGACCGGGCATGGCTTCGCCGCGCCCGAGATCCTCCACGAGGACCTGGCCGAGGGCCTCGTCCTCATCCAGGACTTCGGCGACGCCCGCATGCGCGAGACCGTCGATGCCGCGCCCGAGAGCGAGCTGCGCCTCTACGAAGAGGCGATCGACCTGATCATCCGCCTCGCCGAGGTGCCCGCAGCGGACCTGCTCAAGCCCTACACGCTGGCGGAATATCACCGCGAGGCGGACCTGCTCCCCGAATGGTATTGCCCCGCGGTCGGGCTCGAGGCGGATCTCGCGGGCTATCGCGCCGCCTGGGACCAGGTCCTCGCCCCGGTGCTGACGGGTCACACGCCTGTCACCGTGCTGCGCGACTATCATGTCGAGAACATCATGCTGATCGACGGTAGCGCGGAGACCTTGGGCCTGCTCGACTTCCAGGACGCGCTGGCGGGCCATCCCGCCTATGACCTCGTCTCGCTGCTGCAGGACGCGCGCCGCGACGTGCCCGAGAGCCTCGAGACGGCGATGCTCGATCGCTACAAGCGCATCACCGGCGCGGGGGACGCGTTCGATATCGCCTATCACGTGCTCGGCGCGCAGCGGAACGCCAAGATCGTCGGGATCTTCACCCGCCTGTGGGTCCGCGACGGCAAGCCGCGCTACCCGGGCCTGTGCCCGCGCGTCTGGACCTATCTCAACCGCGACCTGCGCCACCCCGCGCTCAAGCCCGTCGCCGACTGGTTCGCGGCGAACGTGCCCGAGGACATGCGCGGCGACCCGCTGACCATTGCCGGCGCATGA
- the tsaE gene encoding tRNA (adenosine(37)-N6)-threonylcarbamoyltransferase complex ATPase subunit type 1 TsaE: MLLRSPEESLELGRRLAGVARPGDVIALSGPLGAGKTSIARGLLAALGLEEEAPSPSFAIVQPYDPPEVRFPVLHVDLYRLDDPQEAEELGLDDARHDSLLIVEWPERLGDSAWHDALWLSLDVAPDGARALTAKVPAAWKDRWFLT; encoded by the coding sequence ATGCTGCTGCGCTCGCCGGAAGAATCGCTCGAACTGGGCCGCAGGCTCGCCGGAGTCGCGCGCCCCGGCGACGTGATTGCGCTCTCGGGGCCGCTCGGCGCCGGCAAGACCAGCATCGCCCGCGGGCTGCTCGCCGCGCTCGGGCTGGAGGAGGAGGCGCCGTCGCCGAGCTTCGCGATCGTCCAGCCCTATGACCCGCCGGAGGTGCGCTTCCCGGTGCTGCACGTCGATCTCTACCGGCTCGACGACCCGCAGGAAGCCGAGGAGCTCGGGCTCGACGATGCCCGTCATGATTCGCTGCTGATCGTCGAATGGCCCGAGCGTCTGGGCGATTCGGCGTGGCATGATGCGCTGTGGTTGTCCCTGGATGTGGCACCGGATGGCGCGCGCGCCTTGACAGCCAAGGTCCCGGCGGCATGGAAGGACCGATGGTTCCTGACATGA